The proteins below come from a single Malus sylvestris chromosome 3, drMalSylv7.2, whole genome shotgun sequence genomic window:
- the LOC126617245 gene encoding protein MNN4-like, translating to MTVGELMRIQMGISELLVNFLQIWGNVSEVFDDDDFVIVGDVDIGEGKQSENDEPGSGELRKKKRKKEKVVGELKGEKRLKKSAKAKDDAELNGEKVVGEKKLKRSSKAGEEDGATVNHKKDGLSLKEKQKDGTRKKADDSSARGGESIGKKEKRKSKESVGKKEKMKSEDEMLKSTEANLKKAKRSKKAA from the exons CAAATGGGAATTTCAGAG TTGCTGG TGaatttccttcaaatttggggGAATGTCAGCGAGgtgtttgatgatgatgatttcgTTATTGTTGGTGATGTGGACATTGGGGAAGGTAAGCAAAGCGAGAATGATGAACCGGGCAGTGGCgaattgaggaagaagaagaggaagaaagaaaaagttgtTGGCGAGTTGAAGGGTGAGAAAAGGTTGAAGAAATCAGCTAAGGCGAAAGATGATGCTGAGTTAAATGGGGAAAAGGTTGTTGGTGAGAAGAAGTTGAAAAGGTCGTCGAAGGCAGGAGAAGAAGATGGTGCCACTGTCAATCATAAGAAAGATGGGTTGTCCTTGAAAGAGAAGCAAAAAGATGGTACAAGGAAGAAAGCAGATGATTCGTCGGCTCGAGGAGGAGAGTCTAttggaaagaaagagaagagaaagagtaAAGAGTCTGTTGGAAAGAAGGAGAAAATGAAGAGTGAAGATGAAATGTTGAAGAGCACAGAAGCAAACCTGAAGAAGGCCAAGAGAAGTAAGAAAGCAGCATAG